The Priestia koreensis genomic interval CAAAATCAGAAAAACTATGAAGTGGTTGGTTTTTAAACCATCACGAGCGCTCGTGGAGGCTTTTCGTTGCGAGGCGACATGAATCGTGGTTAAATTTAAAATGTAAATATTTTATGAACTTTCAAAAACATCAGGTCAATCTAGGAGGAATAGAGATGTTCAAAAAACTATTTGGAAAAGAAAAAAAGAAAGAAGACACGTTAATTGCACCACTAACAGGCAAGATTGTTTCATTAGAAGAGGTTCCAGATCCAGTTTTTGCACAAAAAATGATGGGGGATGGGTTTGCGATTGAACCTGCAGAAGGAGATGTTGTTTCTCCTGTAGACGGTGAGGTTGTTCAACTGTTTCACACGAAGCATGCCATTGGTCTTAAAACAGAGGCAGGAACGGAAATTTTAATCCACATTGGCCTTGAAACAGTCGCAATGGAAGGTGAAGGATTTCAAGCCCACATTAAGCAGGGCGATCATGTAAAAGTGGGAGATCCACTTGTATCCTTTGATTTGGACTTAGTGAAACAAAAGGCCAAAAGCACCATTACACCAGTAGTCATTACGAATAGTGAGGTTGTAACTTCTTTTGACGTCATTGCTAGTGGAACCGTAGCAAAAGGAAAAACAGAAAGTGCAACTGTAGTACTAAAGTGATCATTTAGGCGTAAAGAGTGTGGATACATTAATATTCACGCTCTTTTTTTATTTTTGCTCGGAACATTCACAAATTTTATTGGGGTACGTAGGAGTGAACTTTGCATTGCAAATATTCGTTTGGTACAATTCGAACAGGAATTAATGATGTCAATAGCGAATGTTTTTACATAAGTAAGGCGAAATAATGAAAACGTTATGAAAAAATTTCATTATTCTATCGAAAATGTGAACTGATATGGTACAATGATAGACGATATTGTCAGTGAAAGCGAGTTGTGACATGGAATTGACACATGATTTAATTTTATATATCCCATATATTACAATGATCTTGATCTTTGTAATGGGTTATTACCTCTACGATGGTTCTCGTCGTTCTTATGTTCACTCTCAGTGTGTACAAGTTCGGCAAGAATCCTTGGCACATAACTGTACAACACTTATTCTGCAACGTTTATCGCGAATTTCATATATTTTTATCAAGAAACCCGTGAAAGAGCGAAGCAAGTCTAACGGTGATGAGGAAGATCCTTTCCTTCTCTTATACATCTAAATTTAACTGAACTATTTTATCTGGAGGAAAGAGAATGAAGAAAAAGTTATTTTTATTAGTAGGTATGCTGTTGCTAGTCCTAACGGGCTGTAACATGAAAGAACCAATTACACCAGACAGCACAGGTGTATGGAACGAATACTTCGTTTATCCAATGTCTGTGGCATTACAAAAAGTAGCCGAATTTGCGGGTGGAAACTTCGGTCTTTCCATTATTATCGTTACAATCATTATTCGTCTCGTTCTTTTACCGCTGATCATTAGACAGCAACGAAGCACAATGGCGATGCAAGCGTTACGTCCAGAAATGGAAAAACTTCGTGAGAAATATCCTTCTAAAGACATGGAATCACAACAAAAGCTACAAAAAGAAATGATGGAGCTTTATAAAACATATAAAATCAATCCAGTCGCTGGTTGTTTACCAATTTTTATTCAAATGCCAATCATCATGGCGTTCTATTATGCGATTGGTCGTACAAAGGTTATTGCAACACATGACTTCTTATGGTTCAGTCTTGGTCATCCAGACCCTTACTATATCCTACCGGTTGTTGCAGCCATTACGACGTTCTTACAAATCCGTGTCAGCATGACGGATGAAATGCCGCCACAAATGAAGATTACGATGTATATTATGCCACTCTTCGTTTTAATTGCCGGCCTTTCTTTACCATCCGCTCTAGCTCTTTACTGGGTAGTAGGTAACTGCTTCGGTATGGCACAAGGTTTATACTTGAAAAAACGTATGACGCTTTTAAAAGCAAAAGATGCAAACA includes:
- a CDS encoding PTS sugar transporter subunit IIA; the encoded protein is MFKKLFGKEKKKEDTLIAPLTGKIVSLEEVPDPVFAQKMMGDGFAIEPAEGDVVSPVDGEVVQLFHTKHAIGLKTEAGTEILIHIGLETVAMEGEGFQAHIKQGDHVKVGDPLVSFDLDLVKQKAKSTITPVVITNSEVVTSFDVIASGTVAKGKTESATVVLK
- the yidC gene encoding membrane protein insertase YidC — encoded protein: MKKKLFLLVGMLLLVLTGCNMKEPITPDSTGVWNEYFVYPMSVALQKVAEFAGGNFGLSIIIVTIIIRLVLLPLIIRQQRSTMAMQALRPEMEKLREKYPSKDMESQQKLQKEMMELYKTYKINPVAGCLPIFIQMPIIMAFYYAIGRTKVIATHDFLWFSLGHPDPYYILPVVAAITTFLQIRVSMTDEMPPQMKITMYIMPLFVLIAGLSLPSALALYWVVGNCFGMAQGLYLKKRMTLLKAKDANKTS